The stretch of DNA AATTGCAAGACAAATCGTACTAAACGTTTAAAAATACTTAATTGCTCTTTAATTGGGATCTCTTTTGACCATACTGATTCCTGTTGTTCATCCATTTTACTCACCCACCTTCTCTTCTAATTCCTGCTTGTGCCACATTGCTGCGTACCAACCATTGGCAGCAAGTAATTGTTGATGCGTGCCGCGTTCAACAACCGCACCATCTTTTAAAACTAAAATCAGGTCAGCATTCATTACTGAAGTTAATCTATGCGTTGCAATCATCGTTGTCTTACCAGCGCGTTCTTTAGCCAGCGATTTTAAAATTGCTATCTCAGTTCGGGCATCGACTGCTGATAACGCATCGTCCAGCACCAAAATTTGACTTTGTTTAAGTAATGCCCGCGCAATCGCCATCCGCTGCTTCTGACCGCCAGAAAGTGAAACCCCATTTTCACCGACCAATGTTTGATAGCCAGCTGGCATTTGCAAAATATCATCATGTAAATCACTCTTTTTAGCTGCACTAATAATTGCAGCATCTTCAGTATCAGCTTGCGCAAAAGCAATATTTTTTTGAATAGTCGTTGAAAACAGATAATTATTTTGCGGCACATACGAAATTTGGCGTAATAAAACATTAAGCGAAATTGTACGAATATCGTGGCCGTTTAATGTAATCTGACCATCATATTTATCAAATTCACGTAATAACAATTGAATAATTGTCGTCTTACCTGAACCGACTTTACCTACTAATCCCAAAGTTTGCCCTTGCTTTAACGTAAAATCAATCTGGTGAAGTACGGGAATTTGCGGTTCATCGGGGTAAGCAAACGAATTAATTCGATAATTTAAATCACCAACTAAATCGTTTGCCTTCAAGCTTTCATCGGCATGTTGATCGGTAATTTGCGGCTGCTCATTCAGCAACTTTTCAACTCGGTCATAACTGGCACTGCCTCGCTCCAAAATATTAAATAAGTAACCAATGGCAAACATCGGCCAAACCATGTTACCAATGTAGGCAATAAAAGAAACTAATTGCCCAATTGTTAAAGCCTTATTAACTACCAGCAACCCGCCATAAATAATTGTAATCGTGTATGTTAGACCGATAATAATTGTCCCTAGCGGATCAAACAAGGCATCCCACTTGAAGACTTTTTTATTAATCTGAATGGTATCAGCAACCATTTGGTCAAAAGCTACTGTGTCCTCTTGTGCCTGCCCAAAAGTCTTAATGACTTTTATTCCTGAAACTGACTCTTGAGTTTTATTATTTAAGCGTGAAAAAGCAGCCTGGGACTTGTCAAAGGCATCATGTAAATGATTACCTAATTGCCATGCTCCCCACGCCAAAACTGGCAGTGGCAATAAAGCAACAATTGTCAATCGCCAATCAACAAAAATAATCATCGCAACCATGGTCGATACACTCATAATTAACGAATCAACCAAGGTCAACACACCAGCGCCAGCTACGTCTTGAATTGCCGACACATCATTTGTCGCGTGGGCCATCAGGTCACCAGTGCGATGACGCTGATAAAAAGTACGATCCATAATCATAAAGTGGTGAAATAATTTAGACCGCAACTGCCGCTCTAATTCTGCTGCACCACCCCAAATTTGTTTGCGCCAAAAATAGCGAAAACCATATAAAAGTAACGCCGCGACAATAATTGCTAAAATCAATATACCGTATTGTATCCAATTAATGTGTCCCTGATCGAGCTGATCTGCCATCAAGCCTAAAATTCGTGGCGGCACTAAATTTACTACTGAAGTCAAAGCTAAAAAGGTAATACCAATTAAATATCGCTTCTTCTCCTTCTTAAAAAACCAACCTAGTTTAAAAAATATACTCATTTTATTCCTATCTGATTTGCATAAAAAAAGACGAGGACAATCCCCGTCTTTACTAGTCAATCTTAAGATTAATTATTTTGATGCTTCATCATGTTCATCACTTGGTTAACCTTCTTAGCAGATGGCTTTTGTCCCATTTGTGACATCATCGCAACAATCATATCTTCACTGATTGGTGGATTTTCCTTAAAATATTTCTTCATGTATGATCTTGCACCATAAAAGCCACCAATTAAGCCGACTAATAGTGCAACAATAATTAAAACAATTGCTA from Lactobacillus sp. ESL0785 encodes:
- a CDS encoding ABC transporter transmembrane domain-containing protein, yielding MSIFFKLGWFFKKEKKRYLIGITFLALTSVVNLVPPRILGLMADQLDQGHINWIQYGILILAIIVAALLLYGFRYFWRKQIWGGAAELERQLRSKLFHHFMIMDRTFYQRHRTGDLMAHATNDVSAIQDVAGAGVLTLVDSLIMSVSTMVAMIIFVDWRLTIVALLPLPVLAWGAWQLGNHLHDAFDKSQAAFSRLNNKTQESVSGIKVIKTFGQAQEDTVAFDQMVADTIQINKKVFKWDALFDPLGTIIIGLTYTITIIYGGLLVVNKALTIGQLVSFIAYIGNMVWPMFAIGYLFNILERGSASYDRVEKLLNEQPQITDQHADESLKANDLVGDLNYRINSFAYPDEPQIPVLHQIDFTLKQGQTLGLVGKVGSGKTTIIQLLLREFDKYDGQITLNGHDIRTISLNVLLRQISYVPQNNYLFSTTIQKNIAFAQADTEDAAIISAAKKSDLHDDILQMPAGYQTLVGENGVSLSGGQKQRMAIARALLKQSQILVLDDALSAVDARTEIAILKSLAKERAGKTTMIATHRLTSVMNADLILVLKDGAVVERGTHQQLLAANGWYAAMWHKQELEEKVGE
- a CDS encoding YneF family protein yields the protein MNLPLAIVLIIVALLVGLIGGFYGARSYMKKYFKENPPISEDMIVAMMSQMGQKPSAKKVNQVMNMMKHQNN